From the Paraflavitalea soli genome, the window GGCAAATCCCAGGGCCATATACTCCGGAATATTGCCTGCCCCTTCGTAATGTTTCAGGAGCAAGGGTATGTTCCGCATTTTCATTTTAGAGGAATATTGAACAGTGATGCTCAACCACAGGTGTTCAATATATGGGTTACGGTACCTGTCCAGTACTTTAAAGGCAAAGTCCTTGGCGGTTGGTACTGAAATGCTTTCACTGGCAACAGCAGGTACCATTTCCTGTAACATCAGGGTACCGATATAAGCGGTGAAGATGGCATCATCCATGGCACTCTTCACCGTGGGGAAGCCTGCGAGGTGGGCCAGCCCGCAGCTAAAGGTATGAGAACCGTTGAGTAAACGCAATTTTAACTCCCGGAAAATATTGATGTCTGGTGCAATGACGACCCCGGGGTCGGCCTTACTGAAAGAAAGAATATCCTTTACCCGGTCATTGTCAGATTCGATGGCCCAGAGGCGATAAACCTCAGACATGATCATTAGTTCATCGCGGTAGCCATTATCGGCCTCCATCTGCTGGTGCTGAACGGCTGGCAGCTTGCCGGGCACGATACGATCTACCAATGAATTACAAAAGTAATTATGTGTTTCGAGCCAGTCGAGGAAGGCTGTTTCCAGGCCATTTTGGTGAGCGAGCTCTAATACGATGGCTTCCAGTTTTTTACCATTATCAGGAATCAATTCCGTCGGGATAATGACCATTCCTTTGGAGCTGTCGCCCTGGAATACCTTGAAACGCTGGTAGAGGAAGGCCAGGAGCTTACCGGGGAATGATTCGGGCGGTGAAGCATGTACATTATCTTTTATTAACGTGATGCCCACTTCGGTGGTATTGGATATGATGAGCTGCATGTCGGGATTGGCTGCACATTTGAGTATTTCATCCCAATCACTTTTGGCAGCCAGTACCCGGCTGATGGAGGCGTTCAGTATCTTCTCTTCTACTTTCTTACCATTCTCAATACCCTGAACGCATTGCGTATACAGGCCATCCTGATCGGCAAAAGCATCGGTAGCTCCATTGCCGGTTGATTTTACGACCACAATGCGGCCATTGAATAGGCCTTGCTTATTGGCTTTGTCAATAAAATAATCGGGCAGTCCGCGCAAGAGTACGCCGGTACCAAATTGCAATACCTTTTCAGGCAGCTCAAAATAACCGGCAGCAGGCAGGTTAATGCCCGCAGCTTTAATGTTGGAGAGTGTTTGTTTAGACAGGTTCATCGCGTTTCTTGTTTATAACTATGCTTTATTTTACAATTTCCAGCGGTCGCCAAATACCCAGGCGGCGTTGATGTTCTTTGCTATTATTCCTTCCGGCAAATTGTTGGCATACCAGGCAAAATCATTACCGCCCTGCCGGTGGCAGTTGTAATAATAGATGCGTTCTCCCCATTGAATGCTGTTGCTGGTAGCCACCCGGTAAATCGGTTTATCGGCCATGTTCTGTGCAAAGGAGCAGTTGACCAGGAAGAATTGTGCATCGCGGTGATAACGACCCAACCTGAATCCATCATATCCTTCAAAGGAACAATTGTACAATACTGTTTTAGCATCTGCCATCCGTGAGCCATCGTGCCAGATAGCCGCATCACCCCCATGGGCTTTGAACCGGCAATTCTCCGCATAAGCCCAGCCGCGGGGGCAATAAAGATCTACTCCTCCTTCCATCACGCAGTCTTTAAAATAGAATAGCCCGTTCTCTATATTCCAGGGGCTCATGGTATCACCACCCCAGGCTTTAAAGTGACAGGCAATAGCCTGGAAACGGGTGGCATTCATGGTTCGGACGGCCATCTGGTGACTACCCTTACCTATCTTTTTCTGCCGGTGAATGGTGTCGATGGGGCAGGCAATAAGCGTATCCTGTTTCCAGTCAAACCCATAACTATTGGTAACAGTGAGGTTTTTGAGCGTAACGTCGTTGCCATCAATATTGAGTGTTGCTACACCCCAATCATCATTGTGTAGGCAGCGCCAGGCATCGCGGGCGATGGAAGCTGTGATGATGGTAACATCCATGCCTTCCCCTTCAAAGATGATATTGTGTTTCTCGATATAGACTTTCTCGTTGTAAACACCTCTTTTGATGTGTATGATGCGCGGGCGGGCAGCCTCAGCAGGCAGGCTGTTGATAGCAGACTGGATGGTCTTAAAATGACCTTTACCATCGGGTGAGACAATGATGGGTTGGGAGGTCTGTGCAAAAAGAGCTGGTGAAATGATCAGCAGAACGAGGATATACAAGCTACACCACACAAGGTACCCTGCATGAGACGGGGTATCGGTGATCTTCCTTGTCGCCCTACGTATAACTTCACATTTTTTCATCTACACTTTTTACTGCTTATTTACTTTGCTCACTTCTTCCACCTTCTGTATTCTATATTCTGTATCCTGTATTCTCTATTTCACATTTCCAATCAGCCATTTCACGAGGTCAGTAGCTGCTTTGTAGTTCTCAAATTCAGCCGGCAGTTTCCGGCCATCCACATATTCATTGTAGAACCAGGGATCACCTACGGCAAATACGGTTCCTTTGCCATACTTGCTGACTGCCATAACAATATCCTTCCCACTGGCATCTTTGAATACGGCGGTAGCTGGTTGTTTCAGTTCCAGGCTACTGTATTCCTTGATGTAGATCTTCTTCGATGTTTTGAATATCGCATCCTGCGTTGTCGGATAAAAGGCCCCCTGCTCGTATTGATTGCCCTGTACCCGGTTCAAACTATTCTCATTGAAATGAATGCCAAAGGCAGCACCCAACTGGTTCCAGTGTTCAAACTCTGCATTGCCCGAATCATTGCCCATGAGCAGGAGCACACCACCCGCCTTTACCCAATCGCTGATGGCTTTTACATCCTGGGGCTGTATGAAGTGGGGGTCCGGTGATTCTTTTTTGGTATCCGGATCAACAATAACGTAAATGGAAGCCCCCTTCAGGTTTTGCGCAGTAGGCGCTGTTTCCAGGGAAGCGGTCTTCATACCATGTATGCGGAAGATATCGCCCAGCATGGCAAAGCCACCGTAGGTTTTATCATCCCAGGTATAGTGAAAACGCACCTGCGTACCCGTAGCATCTTTTTTCCATTCATTGTTGAACCAATAGTCGAGCAATACCGTCTTTCCTTTTCCCAATGCCAGGGTGGGCAGCATTTCAGCTTCCACGGCACACTGAATAAAGGCGCCTATTCCTTTGGGATCATTAACGATAACGGGCTCGCTCATATAGTAAGCAAAGCTGCCATCGCGGTAAGGATTGCCGCCAAGGCCAGATACTTTTACAGTGCCTTTCAGGTTGGTTTGTCCGCTGGCATCTGTTTCTATAAATGTTTTAGTGAGACCGGCATATCCTTTTTGTACGGCTGTCAAATAAGTAGCGGGCAGGTAACCATTGCGCATACCTTTTGCCAGGGCATATATGAGCATGGAGGAAGCAGAGGCTTCCAGGTAATTGCCTTTTTCATTGGGCATGTCGACGATATCATACCACACACCGGATTTGGGGTCCTGTACTTTTACGACTGCCTTTGCAAAGCGGTTGAGAATGGAGATGATGGTATCGCGACCGGGATGATTGGCCGGAAAGTGATCCAGCGCATCTACCATGGCCATACCATACCAACCGAGTGCACGGGCCCAGAAGTGGGGAGAAAGACCAGTCGTCTTATTGGCCCATTTCTGCTGCTTTGATTCATCCCAGCCATGGTACAACAAACCGGTTTTGCTATCACGCGCATGACGTTCCATCAATACAAACTGACGGGTAATGTCATTGAAGGCTGTATCCTCATGGAATATTTTAGCGTATTCCGCATAAAAAGGTTGTCCCATATACAAGCCATCCAGCCACATTTGCGAAGGATAGATGTTCTTGTGCCAGAAACCACCTTCGGAAGTACGCGGGTGTGTACGGAGTTGATTGCGCAGCAGGTCGGCTGCCTTTTTGTATTTCTCTTTGCCTGTAACGCGGTAAAGAAAAAGGATCAGTTTCCCGTTGTTGATGTGATCAATATTGTATTCATCGGGGCGGTAGCCTTTGATGGTACCATCATCCTGCACAAAGAAGTCCATGCTGCGCTGGATATAATCGTAATAGCGCACATTGGCAGTAGCATTCCAGATGCCTTCCACCCCTTTGAGTATAACCCCCTGGTCGTAGCTCCAGCGGGCGGGGCGATCCGGTGTGAGTGCAAAAGAATCACTCCATATTTTCATAGCCGTGGCCGCCATTTCCTGTGACCACCTGGTGGCCGGTGTGCTGGACAGCTTTGTGCTGGTTTGGGCCCCCGATTGATTGACCAGGAGGACCAGTGAGCACGTGATACCAAGTAAGTGTTTCATATTTCGTGAATCGTTAACGCGCCCTGTGGCGGGGAATAGATTATTTTAAAGAGACGCTCTTTTCCGAAGCGCCGAATTCATATTGTATTTTCTGTTTGGCTTTGGAAGCATCGGTATTGGTAATGGCTATTTTACCGGTACGGTCGCCACCGATACGGAATAACAGGTCCGCCCCATCCTTGTAGAGGAGCTTATTAAAAGTAAGGTTATCGCTGTTAAGCACATCCACCACGGGATTGCTCTCTTTGGTAATAAGCGTAATGTTATTGAACGCAATACCGCTTGCCTCACTGCAATCAATGCCTTTATTGGCCTGTATAACCATGTTCTCCAGCCGGATGTTCTTAATGTGCATTTCAGGCAGACCACGGATGAAGATGCCTTTTTCTGCGCCATTGCAAACCACATTGCTCACATAGATGTCCCTGAATACAGGCGTGCCTTCTGTGACGGGCAACAGCTCTACTTTGGGCGCATCACGTTTTTCACCCGTCAGTGGTACGGGGTCTTTGGCCATGTAATACATATCGAACAGGATGGCCTCACCGGGAATATCTTTCATGTAGATATCTTTGATATAGATATTCTCCACTACTCCACCCCGTCCACGCGTGGTTTTGAACCGAAGGCCAATATCAGTACCTATGAAGGTGCAATTGCTTACATGAATATTGCGTGCCCCGCCACTCATTTCACTGCCCACCACAAAGCCGCCATGGGCGTGGTACACGATGCAGTTGCGAATGATAACATTCTCCGTAGGCATGCCTCTCTGGCGACCCGCCTCATCACGGCCACTTTTCATACACAGGGCGTCATCACCTACATCGAACGTGGAATTCTCGATGAGCACATTCTTACAGCTCTCCACATCAATACCATCGCCATTCTGGGCATACCAGGGGTTTTTGACAGTTACATTGCGCACAGTGAGGTGCTCACTCATAATGGGGTGCAGACACCAGGCAGGAGAATTTTGTATGATAACCCCTTCGAGGAGTATTTTTTTGCATCTGGTAAGCACCAGGAGGTTGGGGCGCAGGAAATCTTTCACAGAATCATAGAAGGCCGGTGTTTTACCGGGCTCTATTACCCCGGGATTCTTCAGCTGTGACCCTTTAAGGGCTTTTGCCGAAGGATACCAGGTACGCCCATCAGTACTGATACCGCCGGAGGCTACGAGTTTCTTCCACTGGCTTTCCGTCAGCTTATCTTTCTTCACCATTCTCCAGGCATCGCCATTGGCATCAATAATGCCGGAGCCGGTAATAGCAATGTTCTGTTGTCCTTCTGCAGAAATAGGCGATTGATTGCGCATCTGCGGCAGCCCTTCCCAGTTACCCTCCACAAGCGGATACTGGTTAAAATCGTCTGTAAACTGCAATACAGCTCCTTTTTGGAGATGCAGGTTCACATTGCTTTTCAGCACAATAGGGCCTGTATTCCATAAGCCGGCAGGGACCAACACTACGCCGCCGCCTTTTTTGTTGCAGGCATCTATTGCTTTGTTGATGGATACCGTATTGAGAGCAATACCGTCGGCTTTGCCGCCATATGTAAGAATGTTACATGTATCTTTTCGAAAGACAGGTGATTCAATTGTAGGCAGTACCTGCGCGGTGAGCTGGGTTCCTTGTAAAACAGCCGCTGCCAGAAAGGTCAAAACTGGTATGTGCAGGGAGGTCTTTTTCATCATGAACAGATCAATCGCACGGTTAATATTCATCAATAATTTAATTTGACAGGCATGAAAACTGTCCGGGCACGTGTACGTACCCAGTTTTCCACAACAATTGTAAACAGATATTCAGTATTAACGAACTCATTTCCATTGTTTTTTTACGCAAACGTTGCCGAAAGCGTTTTCGGATTTCAGAACCGGAAAACCGGCTCCCAGGTTTCGCGTCTTTCCCGCCTAAGTAATTGATAACCCCAAATTTCGGAAGCCCGGGGCATCGATCGGAAAGCCACAATAGCCGATCAGTAAGCCTGGTATTCATTGGGAGAGCAATAACGGCCAGGGAGACCGGCTTTTCGCCGGGCCTTGGCCGCGTTTGTTGGCTATATATCCTGGTACCCACCCGCTCAGGCTGTGTTCCGCCCGACACTCACAACCCGTAGCTCGTAGCTATTTCCCTGGTCGCAATACACCTCTGTTTTGTCGTTTTTACCCAGTTCCTGGTATTCTGGCCCGCCGTATGTTTGCTTTGTCAAACGAAAATCAAAAACACACTCTTCTAAAAAGTAATAACATGGAAACAAAGAACAGAACAGCAATCACGATCGAAGCAACAGTTAAAGCTCCTGTAGAAAAAGTATGGGAATATTTTAACGGCCCTGAGCACATTGTTAACTGGGCTTTTGCCTCTGAAGACTGGCACGCCCCTAAAGCTACTAATGACTTACGTGTTGATGGACAATTCTCCACCACTATGGCCGCCAAAGATGGTAGTTTCAGCTTTGATTTTGGCGGTGTTTACACAGCCGTGATTGAGCATAAGCTGATCGAATACACACTGGGTGATGGCAGAAAAGTAAAAGTCACTTTCACTAGCCAGGGCAATGAGACCAAAGTGGTGGAAACATTTGAAGCAGAAGACACACACTCCATAGAAATGCAACGGGGCGGCTGGCAGGCTATCCTGGATAATTTTAAGAAGTATACGGAGACTAAGTAAGGAATAAGGAGTTAGGTATTAGCTGTTAGGTGTTGGCATTTTAGCTGATAAAACTTGGCAATTCATACATAAGTTATAAAAAGGAGAGGACGTTGGTCTCTCCTTTTTTCTTTACACCTGCTCCAGGCATAATTTTGCGCAAAGGGCAAACATGCACAGCAAAAAATTCTATGACAGCAAGAATCTTACAATGGTTCAAAGGTGTAAACAACCCTTAACTTATTGTCATCCGGTCTGAGAAACCCTTTGTAAAAATCGTACCATCCGTCGGTAGGTCCTCCCTGCCCCTGATTCAGGTGTACTTTAAACTGCCCCTTTTCATAACAATACGCATCAACAATTACAGAGTGTCCAAAATCCTTCAGATTGGCAAAGTGTAAATAAACAGGCCTTTTGTTATTCAACTCCTCGTATATGATCGCTTCCAGTTTGCCCTGAGTATAGGGCAAAACATTCTTCCAGGAGATATATCTTTTAACCCTGGCCCTGAAGTGGCTTTCAAATAATGTTGGCGATGGAAGCTTATCCATATTGTTACCCGTTCCAAAGTCCTTTTTGATGACCAGGGCGGCATAATAATTATACTTTGAGAGTTGCTCAATGACAGGCTTGGGTGTTGTGCTGTCTATCTGTGGAGCAAACAGGCTGAGGTCAAACCTGAAACCATCCAGGTCTTCATTAATATGAAACCCTTTGGAGGAGGTGTACACTACTTTCCCATGGGGTACAAGCTTATGGTAGTAGGCGAGCTGGGCCAGGGCTGTACCCCAACAACCAATTCTTGAACTATCGGGCGTGCAAAGCTGGAACCCACCCATTTGCTGCCAATGGGTAGTGGTGAGGCCCTGATCGTTGGCCGTACAAGCTGATCTATCGGGGAAAAAGAAAAGAGAGGTGCTGAGCAATAGGTATACTGCCAGGCTAAGAGCCAGGATCACAGCTGTAATTTTCAAGGCTTTCTTCATTCGTTTTTTTCCAAAATAACAGCCTGCCTGAAAGCTGTTATTCTCAAAATACGTTTTGAGCGTACTTTTTATTCGTCTGCTGCCGGTGCATAATCTAATTATAATGCAACCAGTTATGCATCAGGAAATTGTTGATGGAAGTATTCTTTGGGAGAAACACCGACACTTGCTTTGAAAATCCTGTAAAAGCTGGCTTCCGAGTTAAAACCGCATTCATAGGCTATACCGAGAATAGAGAACCGGCTGGAGCGGGGATCACGCAACCTGGCTTTTACTTCTTCTACCCGGTAGTCATTGATAAGGTTCCGGAAAGTTTTCCGAAAGGAGTGGTTGATCACTGCCGATACAATGGCAACAGGCATATTGACCTCTTTGGCCAGTTTCTGCACACTCAGCTCAGGATCAAGGTAGAGCTTCCTGGCCTCCAGGGCTTCCAGAATGGCATGGTGTGCGCGCTTGCTTTTGCCCTCCGTAAGCTGCATTCCTTTGACAGTAACGTCAACAGGTAATTCTTCTGTAACATCTGGTAATGTACTGTCTGCTATGGGTGCCTGGGCCAGAACAGTCATTTGCTTATCCTGCAGGAGATAACCCCTGAAGCCCAGGTAATAGATCAATACAGACAAGTATCCAAAGAATAGTTGCCAGTGAATAAAATACCGTCCGCCGTATTGAAAAAACCGGTCCAGTATGATACTGACTGCCAATGCAGCAATCAAAACTCCCAATAAAAACAGCGTGTTCTTTAACCATGAATAGATGGGATATCCGGTATCAGAAATATTGTTGTTGAGCCAACGCCTGTAGCGCACAACGAGGCGCAGGGAAAGTACCCAATATACCAGGGCCAACACGATAGAAAGAATATCTTCCGTTTCTTTTACCTCATTGAAGTAAAGACGATTGGCAATAACATCTTTAGCTGCCAGGTCCTTCACCGGGAGTACAACAATGTACACGCCTATTGAATAGGCCAGGGATATGGCAAAAGGAATGAAGTGAAGCGCATGCTTCTTGCTCAGCTTTAGCCCAGGCTGTGTGAGCGACAAGGTGTAGAGCCAAAGCAAGGGTTGTATGGCCAGGTCAAATGCAAGTGGCAAATACCGGAAGGCCTGGGTTTGCCAAAGCCCGGTGGTGTGTATCAGTATTTTTATACACAGGCAATTAAAGACAACGATAACAAAAGATAAAAGGAGCTTGTTGAGGTTACGTATTTTGTGAAGCCATATCAATCCCGCAATTACAGCTCCCTGAACGATGCCTATCAGGACCAATACTTCGAAAATGGTAAAGCGCCATTTCAATGGTTACTTATTTAGCTCCTGCTTTATCTGGGCGAGCTGTTCTTCATAATCGCCTTCTGCCTGGGCATCCGGGTCGTCTTCATCCAGGTAACTGCTATTGACTTCCCGGGAAGCTTCATTGGCTTCTGTCAGTAATTGCAGGGCCAGTTCGAGGTTTTTGGCTACCCCTGTGCCTTCATAGTAACAGAAGGCCAGGTCACTTTTAGCAGCGGTATATCCCAGTTCACTTGCTTGCTGGGTAAGCGTGAATGCACGTACAGGATCGGGTTCTATTCCATCGATACCTGTTCTATAAATAGCGCCTTCTTTCCACCAGGCCCAGGCTGCATTGATATTGTATTGCTGCATGAGGTGCAGCTTTTCCAGCGCCAGGGCTATTTTAGCCGGGTATTCATCGATGATGAAATCAGCCAATTCTTTCAGGTCCGCTGTTTCGCCGCCTTCAATGGCCAGGGTACGCCATTTTATGACCTCATCTTTTTCGCTGGTATTGAAATAATAATGATTGGCCAGTTCGTGACAGGCCCTTGCATCGCCTTTTTCGGCGAGGTCCTTAAACAATTGCTGGCTCACCTGGTCGATCTCTTCGGAACCGCGCTCGTCATATACCGCCAGGGCCAGTTCAAGCGCTATCCAATAGAGACTACCCGGGCATTCGGCATATTGATCAATAAGCGGTTGGTATTCCTTTATCTTCCCCTCCCTCATTTTGGAGGTGATCTTGTAGATATCTTTTTTGTTCAGGAGTTCACTCAATGAAAAGTTGTTCAAGGCAGTGCCCCTTTCGTCGATCAAAAAGATAGGGGTCTGTATGGTAAGGGGATCATTCGCCAGCCTGTACAGGAATTGCTGATGGGCATTGGAGGCCAGGGAAATAAATTGCCTTCCCAGCACCTCTTTTTCGTGTTGTTGCGCCGGATCAAATGTCCAAACATCAATACCGTCATCTACTGAGACCGCATTCCCTCCCTGTATTGCTGTAATTATTTCCTTCATTTTGGCCTGATCTACCATAAAGCGTTGTATAGAAGTTAAATATAGTAGCCTTATGGTAAAAAACCTCCGTTTATTATTTTTTTGGCGCTATTATCTTTTAAGGTCGCCGGCCCTGCTTAGGCTGGCTCCCCTCCACCAGGCCATTTATATTGATTAGTAAGGCAATTAAGCTGATTAGCGTTCTCTATAGAGCTTGTATCTTTCGGGCAACGACTATTACTTCATATGAATATATATACAGCCCTGACAGTGTTTGCCATTACCGGCTTTTGTTTTTCAGCCAATGCCCGGCAAAAAGCCGTGACGGACCCCTGCGCTATTACTATGCGTGCACATGCTACGCATATTGCCTCCGTGGAACGGGAATCCATCACCGTGATCAATGGCAGTACCTATTCTTTTACCGTAGATACGCCGGAAGACCAGGGGCTGGTATCCACTGTACCGGATGTAACACAGTTACTGCAACAAATAAGGCCGCAAGGCAACAACACCCAACAATATGAGGTACTAACCAGCGACGGTATGGTCAAAAAGGAAGGCAGAATTGCCAATGGTGACAAACTGGTAGTCACTACGCGCGATGGAAAACATACAAAAAGGTATTCCCTCCGCTTACAGGCCTTTGCACTGAATGGGCGCCTGGTGCTGGATCAACACACACTTACGCTTAATACGCCGGCCAACCTGGTATTGTACTATACAGCCGGGCAAAGAAGCCCCGATGCCAGCGTACGCATTCTGGTACCGGCGGGTATCAACGTGACGATGGATAATACAACAGTGAACGTGATTGGCCGTGGGGATGTATTGCTGAAAGACCTGGCTACCCAATCCATTGGCCGGGTGGGAACAAATTATTCCTATTCCAAAGTAGGAGATGTAACGATCACCAAAGCTGCTGACGGTGGTACTGTAGTTCAATTCAATCACCTGGACCTGCGGCCGGCCAATGGCGCCGACCTGCGGCTGGTGATCCGCGATGTGGTGCTGACAAAGGCCGGGACTTACCGGTTTCAGGCCAACTATACCACCGCCAGTCCTGCCGTACTAACGAGCGCCGGCACACTCAGCGAGTCGGCCACGCTCACAACCACCAATACGATCACCAGTTTTGAAAGAGTGATCGCAAAAGGGGCAGCCTTTTCAGACGCGCCCGGCACTTACACTTCCCTGCAATTCACCTGGCGCTCAAACAATCCAGGCGCCGCCATTCAACTGATGCAATCGGGTGACCAGGGGAAAAGCTGGAAGGTCTCCAAAGCAACGATCGATGCACGGAAAGGGCAGGCTGCTATCACCGGCCTGGCCGGCAATCAGCTATACAGTTTCCGCTTACAGGTAAAAGACGGCGAGCATAAAGGATTTTCCAACACCATTCGCTTTTATTCGGGTAAAATGGACATCAAAGGTTTTGGCGTAAGCGGTGAAGACAAGCAGGATAACACAGAAATTATTAATAAAGCCATTGACTCATTGTACCGACTGGGCGGAGGTGTACTGCTTTTCAGCAAGGGTACTTATTCGGTACGCACCGTACACCTCAAAAGCAATGTATGGTTATACATCGACAAAGAGGCTACCCTGAAGGCTCTTAAAGGAACGGATGCACCGGAAAGCACCTGGTTCAGCGACCGGAAATATCGTTCCGGTCTCTCTCCTACCGACCCCGGCCCGTATGCTGATCCGGAGAATTACATGACGAAACAAGATGTAGGCCACCATTATTTCAGGAATGGGATGTTCTTTGCAGAAAGAGAAGACAATATCAAGATCATTGGCAACGGGCATATCACGGGCGATGGTAATTTGGTAACAGGCGATAAGGTGATGAGCAATGCACCGGATAACCGCGGCGACAAAATGTTTGTATTTAAGTTATGTACCAATATTGAGATCGGGGGATTGCAACGCACCGAAGACCTCTGGTACGATGCAGAAAAAGACGAACCCTATTATATTAAGAAAGATGGCAGTAAGGATGCTGACATCAGTAATATGCTGCAAATCGACCGCGCCGGGCATTTTGTATTATTGGCTACGGGAACAGACGGTATTTATGTACACAACAGTTATTTCTCCAGGGCGCACCAGGGCAATGTGCGCGATATTTATGACTTCATGGGCTGCAACAATGTAACAGCCACGAATATCTATTGTAAGGTAAGTTCTGATGATATTATTAAGCCAGGGTCAGATTGCTCATTGGGTTTTACACGTCCAGCCAGTCATTATATGGTACGTAACATTATTGGCGATACCAACTGCAACCTGTTCCAGATAGGATCAGAAACGGCTGATGATATTATGGACCTGCATGTAGACAATATCTATGTACTGGGGGCCAATAAAGCAGGCTTCTCTATTTCCACCAATGATGGCGCACACATCAAGGATGTGCACCTCAACTGTGGACATACGGGGCCTATCCACTCACGTTCTAAAATGTACCGGGCTACTACACCTTTCTTTATTTCCATTTCCAACCGGGGGCGCATCCTCGGGGCCAATGTAGGCAAGTATGCTTTTACCGATCATGGGGATAAGCACAATGAGCTGCTGGTGAAGAATGT encodes:
- a CDS encoding SRPBCC family protein, encoding METKNRTAITIEATVKAPVEKVWEYFNGPEHIVNWAFASEDWHAPKATNDLRVDGQFSTTMAAKDGSFSFDFGGVYTAVIEHKLIEYTLGDGRKVKVTFTSQGNETKVVETFEAEDTHSIEMQRGGWQAILDNFKKYTETK
- a CDS encoding tagaturonate reductase, with the protein product MNLSKQTLSNIKAAGINLPAAGYFELPEKVLQFGTGVLLRGLPDYFIDKANKQGLFNGRIVVVKSTGNGATDAFADQDGLYTQCVQGIENGKKVEEKILNASISRVLAAKSDWDEILKCAANPDMQLIISNTTEVGITLIKDNVHASPPESFPGKLLAFLYQRFKVFQGDSSKGMVIIPTELIPDNGKKLEAIVLELAHQNGLETAFLDWLETHNYFCNSLVDRIVPGKLPAVQHQQMEADNGYRDELMIMSEVYRLWAIESDNDRVKDILSFSKADPGVVIAPDINIFRELKLRLLNGSHTFSCGLAHLAGFPTVKSAMDDAIFTAYIGTLMLQEMVPAVASESISVPTAKDFAFKVLDRYRNPYIEHLWLSITVQYSSKMKMRNIPLLLKHYEGAGNIPEYMALGFAGHLLFMRSTLADDGKYYGEFNGKKYLINDDHAAWYAAKWANTEVPALVQKVLSDTEFWGVNLAQLPGFAEAVTNKLDTIIKKGAAAAMKSLQTDGVTA
- a CDS encoding C10 family peptidase, giving the protein MKKALKITAVILALSLAVYLLLSTSLFFFPDRSACTANDQGLTTTHWQQMGGFQLCTPDSSRIGCWGTALAQLAYYHKLVPHGKVVYTSSKGFHINEDLDGFRFDLSLFAPQIDSTTPKPVIEQLSKYNYYAALVIKKDFGTGNNMDKLPSPTLFESHFRARVKRYISWKNVLPYTQGKLEAIIYEELNNKRPVYLHFANLKDFGHSVIVDAYCYEKGQFKVHLNQGQGGPTDGWYDFYKGFLRPDDNKLRVVYTFEPL
- a CDS encoding glycoside hydrolase family 28 protein, whose product is MNINRAIDLFMMKKTSLHIPVLTFLAAAVLQGTQLTAQVLPTIESPVFRKDTCNILTYGGKADGIALNTVSINKAIDACNKKGGGVVLVPAGLWNTGPIVLKSNVNLHLQKGAVLQFTDDFNQYPLVEGNWEGLPQMRNQSPISAEGQQNIAITGSGIIDANGDAWRMVKKDKLTESQWKKLVASGGISTDGRTWYPSAKALKGSQLKNPGVIEPGKTPAFYDSVKDFLRPNLLVLTRCKKILLEGVIIQNSPAWCLHPIMSEHLTVRNVTVKNPWYAQNGDGIDVESCKNVLIENSTFDVGDDALCMKSGRDEAGRQRGMPTENVIIRNCIVYHAHGGFVVGSEMSGGARNIHVSNCTFIGTDIGLRFKTTRGRGGVVENIYIKDIYMKDIPGEAILFDMYYMAKDPVPLTGEKRDAPKVELLPVTEGTPVFRDIYVSNVVCNGAEKGIFIRGLPEMHIKNIRLENMVIQANKGIDCSEASGIAFNNITLITKESNPVVDVLNSDNLTFNKLLYKDGADLLFRIGGDRTGKIAITNTDASKAKQKIQYEFGASEKSVSLK
- a CDS encoding pectinesterase family protein, which translates into the protein MKKCEVIRRATRKITDTPSHAGYLVWCSLYILVLLIISPALFAQTSQPIIVSPDGKGHFKTIQSAINSLPAEAARPRIIHIKRGVYNEKVYIEKHNIIFEGEGMDVTIITASIARDAWRCLHNDDWGVATLNIDGNDVTLKNLTVTNSYGFDWKQDTLIACPIDTIHRQKKIGKGSHQMAVRTMNATRFQAIACHFKAWGGDTMSPWNIENGLFYFKDCVMEGGVDLYCPRGWAYAENCRFKAHGGDAAIWHDGSRMADAKTVLYNCSFEGYDGFRLGRYHRDAQFFLVNCSFAQNMADKPIYRVATSNSIQWGERIYYYNCHRQGGNDFAWYANNLPEGIIAKNINAAWVFGDRWKL
- a CDS encoding glycoside hydrolase family 88/105 protein, which produces MKHLLGITCSLVLLVNQSGAQTSTKLSSTPATRWSQEMAATAMKIWSDSFALTPDRPARWSYDQGVILKGVEGIWNATANVRYYDYIQRSMDFFVQDDGTIKGYRPDEYNIDHINNGKLILFLYRVTGKEKYKKAADLLRNQLRTHPRTSEGGFWHKNIYPSQMWLDGLYMGQPFYAEYAKIFHEDTAFNDITRQFVLMERHARDSKTGLLYHGWDESKQQKWANKTTGLSPHFWARALGWYGMAMVDALDHFPANHPGRDTIISILNRFAKAVVKVQDPKSGVWYDIVDMPNEKGNYLEASASSMLIYALAKGMRNGYLPATYLTAVQKGYAGLTKTFIETDASGQTNLKGTVKVSGLGGNPYRDGSFAYYMSEPVIVNDPKGIGAFIQCAVEAEMLPTLALGKGKTVLLDYWFNNEWKKDATGTQVRFHYTWDDKTYGGFAMLGDIFRIHGMKTASLETAPTAQNLKGASIYVIVDPDTKKESPDPHFIQPQDVKAISDWVKAGGVLLLMGNDSGNAEFEHWNQLGAAFGIHFNENSLNRVQGNQYEQGAFYPTTQDAIFKTSKKIYIKEYSSLELKQPATAVFKDASGKDIVMAVSKYGKGTVFAVGDPWFYNEYVDGRKLPAEFENYKAATDLVKWLIGNVK